In the Leptospira limi genome, one interval contains:
- a CDS encoding enoyl-CoA hydratase-related protein, with amino-acid sequence MSFLEIQIKSNFAIVTIKRPEALNALNDVVITEIGAMVDTLEANSQVRGFILTGEGKAFVAGADIAKMKEFNVKEGQAFSELGQSVFRKMELSGLISIAAINGFCLGGGMELAMACDIRYASTAAKLGLPEVTLGLLPGFGGSQRLPRLIGVGRATELILSGDMISSEEGYRLGLVNKVCDPAELLNESEKTLSTILSRGPNAIKAAKTAIRQGLETNMDRGLEWEKQLFGGRFADKETKEGLSAFLEKRKPNF; translated from the coding sequence TTGTCTTTTTTAGAGATCCAAATCAAATCCAATTTTGCAATTGTCACCATCAAACGACCAGAAGCCCTCAATGCCCTAAATGATGTAGTTATCACTGAAATCGGCGCCATGGTCGATACATTAGAAGCTAACTCTCAGGTAAGAGGTTTTATTCTTACTGGTGAAGGGAAGGCATTTGTTGCTGGTGCTGACATTGCCAAAATGAAAGAATTTAATGTCAAAGAAGGACAAGCGTTTTCGGAACTTGGACAATCTGTATTCCGTAAAATGGAATTGTCAGGACTCATTTCGATCGCTGCTATCAATGGATTTTGTCTAGGTGGTGGAATGGAGTTAGCAATGGCATGTGACATTCGTTATGCGTCTACTGCTGCAAAATTAGGTCTTCCTGAGGTAACTTTAGGATTATTGCCTGGATTTGGAGGTTCCCAAAGATTACCTAGACTCATTGGTGTAGGTCGAGCTACAGAACTCATTTTATCTGGCGATATGATTTCATCAGAAGAAGGATACAGATTAGGCTTAGTCAACAAAGTTTGTGACCCAGCCGAACTATTAAACGAATCAGAAAAAACTCTTTCCACAATTTTATCTCGAGGACCTAACGCAATCAAGGCGGCCAAAACTGCGATTCGCCAAGGTTTAGAAACAAATATGGATCGTGGACTTGAGTGGGAAAAACAATTGTTTGGTGGTCGATTCGCAGACAAAGAAACAAAAGAAGGTCTTTCTGCCTTCCTCGAAAAAAGAAAACCAAATTTTTAA
- a CDS encoding PP2C family protein-serine/threonine phosphatase, producing MTRSFYIYFQEIFHQPTKQEWDILKLAEPRFDKEYTYSVFLTHFIVYSLLFVPPFAEIRMEILPYLLGVTILRFVLLLQFYTKSISIEKVIYFSGFLSDGLIYLVFLKGIQSFPTLSHFYLLNSYLMSFIIPILLYSTRLNPWGCILSAIYFTGFHLSYTFQLPIEIAEKSSFFSQYFLLFVYWGSALLGVVFVYNKRKDTTDMYSLSEEKRFMLQELELAKRVQDALFPGNIKIPNLTFTFYRKSPNVIGGDFFDFVQLREGNVGVFLTDVAGHGISSAMVASIMKVLVSTIPYRFKTAPARLMDYLDDRLANDLNKYHASAIYLYFDFIEKKLTIGNAGHPYLIMAKKGEDFQELETQGAILGFNIKIPPISEKILPITKGDRFFIYTDGLIESMDHKGNCLGTEGLLALLNRHRNSENVKELENNLLHELKTNFGLDTFSDDTMFLILEVEE from the coding sequence TTGACTCGTTCGTTTTATATTTATTTTCAAGAAATTTTTCATCAACCAACCAAACAAGAATGGGACATTTTAAAACTAGCGGAACCTCGATTTGATAAAGAATATACATATTCCGTTTTTTTAACTCATTTCATTGTTTATAGTTTACTCTTCGTTCCTCCTTTTGCAGAAATTCGAATGGAAATTCTTCCTTATTTGCTTGGAGTTACCATCCTTCGATTTGTTTTGTTATTACAATTTTATACAAAATCCATATCCATCGAAAAGGTAATCTATTTTAGCGGGTTTCTTTCCGATGGCCTTATCTATTTGGTATTTTTAAAAGGTATCCAAAGTTTTCCCACACTCAGTCATTTTTATCTATTAAATTCTTACCTCATGTCCTTCATCATTCCCATTTTATTATATAGTACACGTCTGAATCCTTGGGGATGTATCTTAAGTGCCATTTATTTTACAGGATTCCATCTTTCCTATACATTCCAACTTCCGATTGAGATTGCTGAAAAGTCTTCTTTTTTTAGTCAATATTTCTTACTCTTTGTTTATTGGGGCAGTGCTCTTCTTGGAGTCGTTTTTGTTTATAATAAACGTAAAGACACGACTGATATGTACAGTTTGTCCGAAGAAAAACGATTTATGTTACAAGAGTTAGAACTTGCAAAACGTGTACAAGATGCACTATTCCCAGGAAATATCAAAATCCCGAACTTAACTTTTACGTTTTATCGAAAAAGCCCAAATGTGATCGGTGGTGACTTTTTTGATTTTGTGCAACTCCGAGAAGGAAACGTAGGTGTGTTTCTTACTGATGTAGCAGGGCATGGAATTTCTTCCGCTATGGTTGCTTCCATCATGAAGGTACTCGTGTCTACGATCCCTTATCGTTTTAAAACAGCACCAGCACGTTTGATGGATTACTTGGATGACCGTCTTGCAAATGATCTGAATAAATACCATGCATCTGCAATATATTTGTATTTTGATTTTATCGAAAAAAAACTCACCATCGGAAATGCAGGCCATCCTTATTTGATTATGGCAAAAAAAGGAGAGGATTTTCAGGAATTGGAAACACAAGGTGCAATCCTTGGATTTAATATCAAAATCCCACCTATCTCTGAAAAAATACTTCCGATCACAAAAGGGGACAGATTTTTTATCTATACAGATGGACTCATTGAATCTATGGACCATAAAGGCAATTGTTTGGGAACCGAAGGTTTACTAGCTCTCCTCAATCGCCACAGGAATAGCGAAAACGTCAAGGAACTAGAGAACAATCTATTACATGAACTCAAAACCAATTTCGGTTTAGATACTTTTTCAGATGACACCATGTTCCTCATATTGGAAGTAGAAGAATAA
- a CDS encoding ABC transporter permease, whose amino-acid sequence MEKLSILWALVRRDYALQYAGSFLGISWMFLQNLILISLYALVFLVLNLRNPSTQEDFTAYLLTGLLYWIPIQELLVRGTGILTDNRSLLKRSSLGIDLFLWIPFVQFLIHSFITSIPVFLYLGYSGTLNLTGIFFGYTVLVLSGLYLMLLLHYLSRLNILLKDISPLIRLVSQLVFWGIPVLYYPTGYLKQWNEWNPFTIPLDVFRTTVIRGFQSQFEWLHIMPFLLFFFLVYLLAKRKFQSVILDHL is encoded by the coding sequence ATGGAGAAACTATCCATACTTTGGGCACTCGTTCGGCGTGACTATGCTCTGCAATATGCAGGATCCTTCTTGGGAATTTCCTGGATGTTTTTGCAGAACTTAATACTCATCAGTTTGTACGCCCTTGTTTTTTTAGTCCTCAATCTAAGAAACCCATCCACCCAAGAAGATTTCACTGCTTATTTACTCACTGGACTCTTGTATTGGATTCCAATCCAAGAATTACTCGTTCGAGGCACAGGTATCCTCACTGACAATCGTTCCTTACTCAAACGTTCAAGCCTTGGCATTGATCTTTTTTTATGGATTCCGTTTGTTCAGTTTCTCATCCATAGTTTCATCACATCCATTCCGGTGTTCCTTTACTTAGGGTATTCAGGAACATTAAACCTAACCGGAATCTTTTTTGGTTACACTGTTCTTGTTCTGTCTGGACTGTATCTGATGTTACTATTACATTATCTTTCACGACTCAATATTCTCCTAAAGGATATCTCACCTTTGATTCGTTTGGTGAGCCAATTGGTATTTTGGGGGATTCCTGTTTTGTATTACCCAACAGGATATCTTAAACAATGGAATGAATGGAATCCATTCACAATTCCTTTGGATGTATTTCGCACAACTGTGATTCGTGGGTTCCAATCTCAATTTGAGTGGTTACACATCATGCCATTTTTACTTTTCTTTTTCCTTGTTTATTTACTCGCCAAACGGAAATTCCAATCCGTAATTTTGGATCATCTTTAA
- a CDS encoding UDP-glucose dehydrogenase family protein, with protein MKVCVVGTGYVGLVAGTCFAEYGNDVICIDKDEKKISDLKTGIIPIYEPGLSELVERNYKEGRLKFSTSLKDGVESSEFVFIAVGTPTSDNGSADLRFVFAVAEEVGKTMNGHKIIVDKSTVPVGTADKVKEIVAKNTKHSFDVVSNPEFLKEGAAIEDFMRPERVVIGAESDHAAKKMSELYSPFVLNGNPIITMSIRSAELTKYACNAFLATKISFVNEIANLCDALGANYDDVRKGMGTDSRIGRQFLYAGIGYGGSCFPKDVRALLRTAEEVNAPMHIIQSVEDVNEKQKTRLTDKIFQHFKSNDMKGKTFGIWGLSFKPGTDDMREAPSIPLIYELHKNGAKIQVFDPAAMETSKYYFDGKVEYKKDAYSTLEGADAMLLLTEWREFREPDFAKIKSLLKAPLIFDGRNQYKPTLMQELGFTYYSIGNR; from the coding sequence ATGAAAGTTTGCGTAGTCGGAACCGGATATGTGGGTCTCGTTGCAGGTACCTGTTTTGCTGAATATGGCAATGATGTGATTTGTATTGATAAAGATGAAAAAAAGATCAGTGATTTAAAAACAGGAATCATACCAATTTATGAACCAGGTTTGTCAGAACTGGTAGAACGTAATTATAAAGAAGGCAGACTCAAATTTTCCACATCGTTAAAGGATGGAGTTGAGTCATCTGAATTCGTATTCATTGCCGTTGGAACTCCGACATCCGATAACGGATCTGCGGACTTACGATTTGTTTTCGCAGTAGCAGAAGAAGTTGGGAAAACAATGAATGGACACAAAATCATTGTTGATAAATCAACTGTTCCCGTTGGAACTGCAGACAAAGTAAAGGAAATCGTAGCAAAAAACACAAAACACTCGTTTGATGTGGTTTCGAATCCTGAATTTTTAAAAGAAGGGGCCGCAATTGAAGATTTTATGCGCCCTGAGCGAGTTGTGATTGGAGCTGAATCAGACCACGCTGCTAAAAAAATGAGTGAGTTATACTCTCCATTTGTATTGAATGGAAACCCAATAATCACCATGAGCATACGCTCTGCGGAACTCACTAAGTATGCTTGTAACGCTTTCCTTGCGACAAAAATTTCCTTTGTAAATGAGATCGCAAATTTATGTGATGCGTTAGGTGCCAATTATGATGATGTTCGGAAAGGTATGGGAACAGATTCAAGAATTGGACGACAATTCTTATATGCAGGTATTGGTTACGGTGGATCTTGTTTCCCGAAAGATGTGAGAGCACTTCTTAGGACAGCAGAAGAAGTCAATGCACCAATGCACATCATACAATCCGTAGAAGATGTAAATGAAAAACAAAAAACAAGACTTACTGATAAAATTTTCCAACACTTCAAATCAAATGATATGAAGGGGAAAACATTTGGTATTTGGGGTCTATCGTTTAAACCAGGAACGGATGATATGCGAGAAGCTCCATCAATTCCTCTAATCTATGAACTCCATAAAAACGGTGCCAAAATCCAAGTATTTGATCCAGCTGCCATGGAGACTTCTAAGTATTACTTTGATGGCAAAGTTGAATATAAAAAAGATGCATATTCTACTTTAGAAGGTGCAGATGCTATGTTATTATTAACGGAGTGGCGAGAGTTCAGAGAACCGGATTTTGCAAAGATTAAATCCTTGTTAAAGGCTCCACTGATCTTTGATGGAAGAAATCAATATAAACCGACACTTATGCAAGAATTAGGTTTTACGTATTATTCGATTGGTAACCGTTGA
- a CDS encoding ABC transporter ATP-binding protein: MTSVLIENLSKDYHGFSKPWKRILAGLSFGYLGIDSKFTAIDSLNLKVNPGEILGIIGRNGAGKSTLLKLITGVIQKDKGNLQVNGSVRALLELSVGFNPELSGEENVYFNGLVWGYKPKEIKSLSDTIFAFAELEEFRYTPLKNYSSGMAMRLGFSLATAKRPDILIVDEALAVGDASFQQKCLKRIREFSELGTSILVVSHDLGLVSYFCTRALLLDKGRLLYEGNPKETIEQYMHVLAGESSPSDSYSSKSIQNLHVSIENQDGVSSNVFFIGAQVRLKLVFQSDAFIEDATVGFHIDNEKGIRIFGTNTHHLGDGNRSFQTGKEYQVEFEFPIQFSQGKYTIGVSIHKGESHIEGSYFWRESILDFEVESGKIEKFVGICQIPTQFHIRED, from the coding sequence ATGACTTCTGTTCTGATTGAAAATCTTTCCAAGGATTATCATGGGTTTTCCAAACCTTGGAAACGAATCCTTGCGGGTCTTAGTTTTGGTTACTTAGGGATTGACTCAAAATTTACAGCAATTGATTCATTGAACCTAAAAGTAAATCCAGGAGAAATACTTGGCATCATTGGAAGGAATGGAGCAGGTAAGTCGACTCTTTTAAAGTTAATCACAGGTGTGATCCAAAAAGATAAGGGCAATTTACAAGTGAATGGTTCCGTTCGTGCCTTACTTGAATTAAGTGTTGGATTTAACCCTGAATTGTCAGGAGAAGAAAATGTATACTTCAATGGTCTAGTATGGGGATACAAACCAAAAGAAATCAAATCATTATCGGATACTATATTTGCCTTTGCGGAACTAGAAGAGTTTCGTTACACACCCTTAAAGAACTATAGCTCTGGTATGGCAATGAGACTTGGTTTTAGTTTGGCAACTGCAAAACGACCAGACATCCTCATCGTCGATGAAGCCTTGGCTGTGGGTGATGCAAGTTTCCAACAAAAATGTCTGAAACGAATTCGTGAATTTTCTGAATTAGGAACCTCTATCCTTGTCGTAAGTCATGATTTAGGATTGGTTTCTTATTTTTGCACACGTGCCCTTTTATTAGATAAGGGCAGACTTCTTTATGAAGGAAATCCCAAAGAAACAATTGAACAATATATGCATGTGTTAGCTGGTGAGTCAAGTCCGTCTGATTCCTATTCTTCCAAGTCGATTCAAAATTTACACGTCAGCATTGAAAATCAGGATGGTGTTTCATCGAATGTATTTTTTATCGGAGCACAAGTTCGCTTAAAACTAGTTTTCCAATCCGATGCATTTATCGAGGATGCTACCGTTGGTTTTCATATCGATAATGAAAAAGGGATTCGTATCTTTGGAACAAATACCCACCACTTAGGTGATGGCAATCGGAGTTTCCAAACGGGCAAAGAATACCAGGTAGAATTTGAATTCCCGATACAGTTTTCCCAAGGGAAGTATACGATTGGGGTTTCAATCCATAAAGGTGAATCCCATATTGAAGGGAGTTATTTCTGGAGGGAATCCATCTTAGATTTTGAAGTAGAATCAGGGAAAATTGAAAAATTTGTAGGAATTTGTCAAATCCCAACACAATTCCACATCCGAGAGGACTAG
- a CDS encoding HEAT repeat domain-containing protein, with the protein MIRYGTSQERKQALGELVRFPKENAAELYVLVGEQLKTEKDMGMKIVLLKTVGDLNLKENHETIISLFEDPNEDVNKQAVTSAKKMKLAEATNPLLEKVKKEDFTKNSNSLSLYISSLAELPEGKIAAPYLETKFREKFNNADIRGQIALYFGTVLYQDAESALLEVAFDDIQPTTLRCYSMNTLGKLKSEAAKPKLYELLDSLKKTSGKLDAKKAQSLKIYAIGALVTMGDKEVFQELNEFARDDDSMVRLRAIEFMGNLRDPKALELLEYKRDRDPSPKVQKAAKKAIDMINGKDNPSDDDKTTEDKPEEEPK; encoded by the coding sequence ATGATTCGTTATGGCACAAGCCAAGAACGAAAACAAGCATTAGGTGAACTTGTACGTTTTCCTAAAGAAAATGCAGCTGAACTCTATGTTTTGGTTGGAGAACAACTTAAAACAGAAAAAGATATGGGGATGAAGATTGTCTTACTCAAAACAGTAGGCGATTTGAATCTAAAAGAAAACCATGAAACCATTATTTCACTTTTTGAAGACCCAAATGAAGATGTGAACAAACAAGCGGTAACTTCTGCCAAGAAAATGAAACTCGCAGAAGCAACAAACCCACTCTTAGAAAAAGTAAAAAAAGAAGATTTCACTAAAAATTCAAATTCCCTTAGTTTGTACATCAGTTCTCTCGCCGAATTACCTGAGGGAAAAATTGCGGCACCATATTTGGAAACTAAATTTAGAGAGAAGTTTAATAATGCCGATATCCGCGGACAAATTGCATTGTATTTTGGAACCGTTTTGTATCAAGATGCGGAGTCTGCACTTCTCGAAGTAGCTTTTGACGATATCCAACCCACAACTCTCCGTTGTTATTCGATGAATACTTTGGGAAAACTGAAATCAGAAGCAGCAAAACCAAAGTTATATGAACTACTGGATTCTCTTAAAAAAACATCTGGAAAGTTGGATGCTAAAAAAGCACAATCACTCAAAATTTATGCCATTGGTGCTTTGGTAACTATGGGTGATAAAGAAGTTTTCCAAGAACTGAATGAATTTGCTCGTGATGATGATAGTATGGTAAGACTACGTGCGATTGAATTTATGGGGAATTTACGTGATCCCAAAGCCTTAGAGTTATTGGAATACAAACGAGACCGTGACCCAAGTCCCAAGGTACAAAAAGCAGCAAAAAAAGCCATTGATATGATCAATGGAAAAGACAATCCCTCTGATGACGACAAAACCACTGAGGATAAACCAGAAGAAGAACCAAAATGA
- a CDS encoding LIC12298 family protein gives MIVRSIQQPAYNRHKDSGLAGQGPKKGFAQNQSGKTFEEYLMEAFQGEVVQKGNWVSPNLSDLGQKNLRKM, from the coding sequence ATGATCGTTCGATCCATCCAACAACCCGCTTACAACCGCCATAAGGATTCTGGGCTCGCTGGCCAAGGTCCTAAAAAGGGATTTGCCCAAAACCAATCCGGAAAAACCTTCGAAGAGTACCTCATGGAAGCATTCCAAGGAGAGGTAGTCCAAAAAGGGAATTGGGTATCCCCCAACCTTTCTGACTTAGGGCAAAAGAACTTAAGGAAGATGTAA
- a CDS encoding glycogen/starch/alpha-glucan phosphorylase translates to MVVNNPRLINLLSEEQKADLASMEKQFAHHLEYTIGKNRFTLKNEDIYKALGHTIRDFLIDRLNFTQERYREQNPKKVFYFSLEFLMGRTLMNALINLGLYETIQEMLRGIGFELTDVLEFETDAGLGNGGLGRLAACFLDSMATLNVPGFGYGIRYDYGIFNQIIANGSQLEMPDHWDADGVPYEVVRSDISFSVGFFGHTETRVSGKGKIQHDWVPDETVLASAHDYPIPGFNTSTVNYLRLWAAKSSEEFNLDYFNHGDYMKAVQDKSISENISKVIYPNDTTEQGKVLRLKQQYFMVCASLQDILIQFREFKYNLKELPDYIAIQLNDTHPSIGIAELMRIFLDNEEMDWEPAWEIVTKVFSYTNHTVLPEALESWRVELFEKLLPRHLEIIYEINHRFLTDVRNKGVLSESEIQQVSIIEEGSEKRVRMANLAVIGSYRVNGVAALHSDLIQKTIFQPFTKVFPEKFNNKTNGITPRRWLLQSNPSLANLISKKIGNEFTTNLYKLKDLEAFVDDADFQNDWKQVKFTAKNELARIIKSETGITIDPHSLIDVQIKRFHEYKRQLLNVLRVIALYRRIKENPNSEITPRTVIFGGKAAPGYYMAKLIIKLINNVAWVVNRDKDVAERLKVVFIPNYRVSLAEKIIPGSNLSEQISTAGTEASGTSNMKFMLNGALTIGTLDGANVEILEEVGQENIYIFGLHTEEVFRMKEAGYKPSDFIHQNEDLHRILLMIRENFFSLGEPGVFGPIYDSLFYTDNYLLMADFRSYDETQNRVAHDFLDGTTWTKKSILNVARSGKFSSDRTIREYAKDIWKVPLLDTIPPQTIYKLPQN, encoded by the coding sequence ATGGTAGTCAACAACCCTCGTCTCATCAATTTATTATCCGAAGAACAAAAAGCCGACTTGGCTTCGATGGAAAAACAATTTGCTCACCACTTGGAATATACCATTGGAAAAAATCGTTTTACTTTAAAGAATGAAGACATCTATAAGGCGTTAGGTCATACCATTCGAGATTTCCTGATTGATCGACTTAATTTTACACAAGAACGTTACCGCGAACAAAATCCAAAAAAAGTTTTTTATTTTTCATTAGAGTTTTTAATGGGACGGACTCTCATGAATGCTCTCATCAATCTTGGGTTATACGAAACGATTCAAGAAATGTTACGAGGGATCGGTTTTGAACTAACAGATGTATTAGAATTTGAAACGGATGCAGGACTTGGGAATGGGGGACTAGGTCGACTTGCAGCTTGTTTTTTAGATTCAATGGCAACCTTAAACGTACCTGGATTTGGTTATGGAATTCGATATGATTATGGGATTTTTAACCAAATCATTGCCAATGGTAGCCAATTAGAAATGCCAGACCACTGGGATGCAGATGGTGTTCCTTATGAAGTGGTTCGTTCTGATATTTCCTTTTCAGTTGGATTTTTTGGTCACACAGAAACACGGGTTTCAGGCAAGGGAAAAATCCAACACGATTGGGTACCAGATGAAACAGTCCTTGCTTCCGCTCATGATTATCCGATTCCGGGATTTAACACGAGTACGGTGAACTATCTTCGGCTTTGGGCAGCAAAATCGTCAGAGGAATTTAACTTAGATTATTTTAACCACGGCGATTATATGAAAGCCGTACAAGACAAATCAATCTCTGAAAATATCTCGAAAGTAATATATCCAAATGACACCACCGAACAAGGGAAGGTGTTACGCCTCAAACAACAATACTTTATGGTGTGTGCTTCCTTACAGGACATCCTCATCCAATTTCGTGAATTTAAATACAATTTGAAGGAACTTCCAGATTACATAGCCATCCAATTAAATGATACACACCCAAGCATTGGAATTGCAGAACTCATGCGCATTTTTTTAGACAATGAGGAAATGGATTGGGAACCTGCATGGGAGATTGTGACTAAAGTATTTTCTTATACAAATCACACAGTGTTACCAGAAGCCCTTGAGTCTTGGCGTGTTGAGTTGTTTGAAAAATTATTGCCGAGACATTTGGAAATCATTTATGAAATCAACCATCGATTTTTAACTGATGTTCGTAACAAAGGTGTTTTATCAGAATCTGAAATCCAACAAGTGAGTATCATTGAAGAAGGTAGTGAAAAACGAGTGCGAATGGCAAACTTAGCGGTCATCGGATCTTACCGAGTGAACGGAGTTGCCGCCTTACATTCCGATCTCATCCAAAAAACTATTTTCCAACCCTTCACAAAGGTATTTCCTGAAAAGTTTAATAACAAAACAAATGGAATCACACCAAGACGATGGTTGTTACAGTCGAACCCAAGTCTTGCGAATTTAATTTCTAAAAAAATAGGGAATGAATTCACAACCAACTTATATAAGTTAAAGGATTTAGAGGCATTTGTAGATGATGCCGATTTCCAAAACGATTGGAAACAAGTTAAGTTTACTGCCAAAAATGAACTCGCAAGGATCATTAAAAGTGAAACGGGAATCACAATCGATCCACATTCACTCATTGATGTACAAATCAAACGTTTCCATGAATACAAACGCCAGCTGTTAAATGTTTTACGAGTGATTGCACTCTACCGTAGGATCAAAGAAAATCCCAATTCAGAGATCACACCAAGAACTGTCATCTTCGGGGGCAAAGCCGCTCCTGGGTATTATATGGCAAAACTGATCATTAAACTCATCAATAATGTAGCTTGGGTAGTGAACCGCGATAAGGATGTGGCAGAACGTTTGAAGGTAGTCTTTATTCCAAATTACCGCGTGAGCCTTGCAGAAAAAATTATTCCTGGAAGTAATTTGTCAGAACAAATTTCAACTGCAGGAACAGAAGCATCAGGAACAAGTAACATGAAATTCATGTTAAATGGTGCATTGACCATCGGGACTTTAGATGGTGCCAATGTTGAAATTTTGGAAGAAGTGGGACAGGAAAACATTTATATCTTCGGTCTCCATACAGAAGAAGTGTTTCGAATGAAAGAAGCAGGTTACAAACCATCCGACTTTATTCACCAAAATGAAGACTTACACCGAATTTTACTGATGATCCGTGAGAATTTTTTCTCTTTGGGGGAACCGGGTGTTTTTGGTCCTATTTACGATAGTTTGTTTTACACAGACAATTATCTACTGATGGCTGATTTTCGTTCCTACGATGAAACACAAAACCGAGTGGCGCATGACTTTTTAGATGGTACCACTTGGACCAAAAAGTCCATTCTCAATGTGGCTAGGTCTGGCAAATTTTCTTCCGATCGGACGATCCGGGAGTATGCCAAGGACATTTGGAAAGTCCCACTTCTTGACACAATTCCACCCCAAACTATCTATAAATTGCCACAAAACTGA
- a CDS encoding DUF192 domain-containing protein — MMTRFIFLLFLLLGLVCKQAESFPSQTNTPEVLFGSVADRVLKLEIANTPSTRATGLMYRTKLGEDEGMLFVFPKPDYLNFWMKNTLIPLSIGYFSEDMRLLESFDMKPNQTDEVYNGTKPAMYALEVNQGWFAKHKIGKDAVLTLERKVSAKD; from the coding sequence ATGATGACACGGTTCATTTTCCTTCTATTTTTACTTTTAGGATTGGTTTGTAAACAAGCGGAGTCATTCCCTTCACAAACCAATACTCCAGAAGTTCTGTTTGGAAGTGTTGCTGACCGTGTATTAAAATTGGAAATTGCAAATACACCATCCACGCGTGCTACGGGATTGATGTACCGCACAAAACTGGGAGAAGATGAGGGGATGCTTTTTGTATTCCCCAAACCTGATTATCTAAACTTTTGGATGAAAAATACCCTGATCCCGTTGTCCATTGGTTATTTTTCAGAAGATATGCGACTTTTAGAATCATTCGATATGAAACCAAACCAAACTGATGAGGTATACAACGGAACAAAACCTGCGATGTATGCACTTGAGGTGAACCAAGGTTGGTTTGCGAAGCATAAAATTGGGAAAGATGCGGTGCTCACCCTAGAAAGGAAAGTTTCCGCAAAAGATTAA
- a CDS encoding LIC_11959 family protein: MFLSQIYIFGFIGFLFLTTSLFSEADSKYTGPISRSEKRILDGKMEFQKTGVFPLEWKLYFKGKQGDFVVFYDLNGDEIHFRYRRNKFDLDAEFFVKDLFIGNPYLVKGEWIGYYYYAVDERGKRSSLPTPKKLPGEKNEFIDKQSIPIFQLQTYQEIRTDDLLY; encoded by the coding sequence ATGTTTTTATCTCAGATATATATCTTTGGATTCATAGGTTTTTTATTTCTAACCACTAGTCTTTTTTCAGAAGCAGATTCCAAATACACAGGACCTATCTCTCGTTCCGAAAAACGAATCTTAGATGGTAAGATGGAATTCCAAAAGACGGGAGTTTTCCCTTTAGAATGGAAGTTGTATTTCAAAGGGAAACAAGGGGATTTTGTTGTATTTTATGATTTAAATGGAGATGAAATTCACTTTCGGTATCGTAGGAATAAGTTTGATTTGGATGCTGAATTTTTTGTCAAAGACTTGTTTATTGGTAATCCATATTTAGTCAAAGGGGAATGGATCGGATACTATTATTATGCAGTAGATGAAAGAGGAAAAAGGTCATCATTACCCACTCCTAAAAAACTTCCTGGCGAAAAAAATGAATTCATCGACAAACAATCGATCCCCATTTTCCAATTACAAACCTACCAAGAAATCAGAACCGACGATTTGTTGTATTAG
- a CDS encoding response regulator produces MSKGYIICVDDEVSVLETLAEQLLARFGESHIIETASSAEEALSLIDEIIGSNDIVELIVSDQVMPGMKGDRFLEQVHQRLPDAIKILLTGQAGLDSAIYAINNGGLSRYVEKPWNIEELSKDIKDLLDKFRQNLENQHLIQALNRRILELETNQPK; encoded by the coding sequence ATGAGTAAAGGTTATATTATATGTGTCGATGATGAAGTATCAGTGTTGGAAACGCTTGCGGAACAACTACTGGCTCGGTTTGGAGAATCCCATATCATCGAGACAGCAAGTAGTGCAGAAGAAGCTCTTTCCCTCATTGATGAAATCATTGGTAGTAACGATATTGTAGAACTCATCGTTTCTGATCAGGTGATGCCAGGAATGAAAGGGGATCGATTTTTGGAACAGGTGCACCAACGCCTCCCTGACGCGATCAAAATCCTTCTCACAGGGCAAGCGGGACTGGATTCCGCAATTTATGCCATCAATAATGGGGGACTCAGTCGGTATGTCGAAAAACCTTGGAACATTGAAGAGTTATCCAAAGACATCAAAGACTTACTGGATAAGTTCCGTCAAAATTTGGAAAACCAACACCTTATCCAAGCCCTCAACCGAAGGATCTTGGAATTGGAAACAAACCAACCGAAATAA